Below is a genomic region from Nitrospirota bacterium.
CGTAAAGGAGACGATCCCCCCTTCAGGGTTTACATGGATTGTGGTCATGCACTTTCTATCAGAATCAAATGGTATCTCGTCAATACGCTTGAATTTTTTTTCAATATCATTTTTTTCAAACCCTTTCTCCTTAGCTATGTTATAGAGGGCAATCTCAGTCGGGTCGCCGACTACTTTATCTGCGGCATCAAGATGGGTATCGTTATTTAATGCAAGTGCGGTCATCAGGAAGTCATCTGCCGTCCCCGATATCTGCAGCTCCGAACTTTTCAGTAATTTGCCGTCCACATATATTTCTTCTACTGTCATCTTATTTACAGTAAGCGTACCTGTTTTATCTGAGCATATGTATGTTACAGAACCGAGGGTTTCAACAGCAGGCAGCTTTCTTATCAGTGCATTCTGTATGACAAGTTTTTTTGCGCCTATGGCAAGTGCAATTGTTACTACAGCAGGCAGCGCCTCTGGGATCGCTGCTACTGCAAGACTGACGGCGGTCAGGAACATCAGAACGGGCGGTTCTCCGCGGAGGACACCAACTATGAACATTATGGCGCAGATCGTCATAACAGCTACGGACAGCCGCTGACCAAATGATGAGAGTCTCTTCTGAAGTGGTGTCTTAACCTCTTCCTCTTCCTGAAGCATAACGGCTATCCGCCCCAGTTCAGTTTTCATACCCGTAGCAACTACTACACCTGAACCACGTCCGTAAGTTATCACTGTCCCCTTATATGCCATGTTCCGTCTGTCGCCAAGCGGGATCATCTCGTCATGCAATTGGGCTGTGTTCTTTTCTACAGGCACTGACTCTCCGGTCAATGCTGCCTCCTCTATCCTGATTTGAGCTGACTCCACAAGTCTCATGTCTGCGGGCACAACCTTGCCTGCCTCAAGAAGGACGATATCTCCGGGTACGACCTCAGGCGTTGGCACAGAGTGCTGGACACCACCCCTCATGACAGTTGATAAAGGCGTCGCCATCATTTTCAATGCCTCGATAGCCTTTTCTGCCCTGTATTCCTGTACAAATCCCATAATTGCATTGAGGATTACTATTACAACTATCGCAATAGTATCTGCAATTTCACCGAGTAGACCTGAGATTACAGCTGCAATAACAAGGACAATGATCATGAAATCCCTGAACTGGTCTATTAACATTCCAAGGTGGGTTCTTTTTGCTGACTCCTTAATCTCATTTGGTCCATATTCAAGCAGGCGCTTGCCGGCCTCATCGTTTGAGAGTCCTTTAGAAGAAGTGTTAAGGGCGGATAATACTTCGTCGTTTGCTTGCTGATGATATTTCATGTGAAAATGAATTCTCCCGTAATTTTGCTGTCCTGTCATCCTGAATTGCAATAACAGAGTTAAGAATTAATAGAAGGAATTCTTGACTTGTATATGAAATCCGTGATAGTTTTCGTACCCATGTTGTCTGAAATTCTGTTTAGAGTTAAATGCACTCATCTCAACCCCCATTCTTACCCTGAGAGAGAGGGAAATTTCAGGATTAGAACCAGATTTGCACTCTTTCTGCTATCTGTCGGTTTTCTAGCCATCTCTATCATATCAGGTTGTGCCGGAAAAGTAATCCTCTCTGATGAGACAATCAGGATCAGGAATACCGTTGATCTGATACACAATTTAAAAGATCTTTACGAACAGCACGATGAAAGCATTCAGTCATTGTATTCTTCAGATTTCCTGCTCGAATCCGGGGTGAAAGATGTCATCTTTCAGGATATGAAGCGGTTTAGCACTATATCACTCAACATCTTTATTGACAGGATAGAGATTGACAAGGAACGCGCCAATGTATCTGTCCACTGGAGCGCTTCGAGGGGGGATGGCGAAAAGACTTTTAAGGACGGCGGCAGCTCTGTTATTATAATCCAGTCTGGAGATGGTCTTAAGATAGTGGGTATTAAGGGCGACAGCCCATTCGGCATATCAAACAAATGAAGACTGACTTTCTCATCATTGGCTGCGGAATAGCAGGATTAAGGGCTGCTATAGAGTTGAGCAGCCATGGCAAGGTATTGATTGTCACCAAGGATAAGGCATTTGAAAGCAGTTCAAGCTATGCGCAGGGGGGTATAGCAGTTGTCGTAGCTGACGATGACAGCACTCAGCACCATGTCGAAGACACTCTGAATGCAGGAGCCGGCCTCTGCAAAAAAAAAGCAGTTTCTGTTCTTGTCAGGGATGGTCAATTTCAGGTTCAGAAGCTCATTGACTGGGGGGTACGCTTCGACAAACATGGCAGTGACTACCTGGTAGGGCTTGAAGGCGCCCACAGCAGACGAAGGATACTGCACTTCAAGGATTCTACAGGCAGTGAGATCGTTCGGATACTTCGCAAGAAGGCCCTTGAAGACCGCAACATAAAAAAACTCCACAAACAGTTTGCTGTTGACCTAATCATCCAGGGGGGAGTGTGTACCGGGGCAACAATGCTGGACGAAGACAGCGGCAGGGTTTACCGTATTTCAGCCAGGGCAACTATCATCACAACAGGCGGGGCAGGTCAGTTATATTTAAGGACCACCAACCCGTCCGGTGCAACAGGTGACGGAATAGCTCTTGCCAACAGGGCCGGGGCTGTGTTGTCAGATATGGAATTTGTTCAGTTCCATCCCACTACATTTGCACTCCCGGGGGCGCCGTCATTTCTTATAACTGAGGCATTACGGGGGGAAGGGGCGGTACTGAGAGACCTGAATAAAAAAAGGTTCATGCATAAATATCATCCTCTTGCAGAACTTGCTCCGCGCGATGAGCTCTCGAGGGCTATTATACGGGAGACAAGTAAAAAGAAGGAGGATTATGTTTTTCTTGACGCAACGCACATGAACCCTCTGCTTCTCAGGGAAAGATTCCCGGCAACTTATAATTCATGTATTCAATATAATATTGACTTAACCAGAGACATGATCCCGGTAAGCCCTGCCGCACATTTCATGATAGGAGGGATTGAGACTGATACAAGCGGACGTACCTCCATTGACGGGCTTTTTTCAGCTGGTGAAGTAGCTTGTACCGGAGTTCATGGTGCAAACAGGCTTGCCTCTAACTCTCTGTTAGAGGGACTTGTTTTTGGAGCGCGAACTGGAATTGCCGCAGCTGAATATGCAGGGTCAACAGACGTTTCATACATCAATTCTCATAAATCAGGCATTAATAATATTGCTGTCAGCAGAAAGAATAATCATTCGCATCCTGGTCCCGCAGCAGTAAATCAGATACGTGAAAGGCTTCAGATGGTCATGTGGAAGGACGCCGGTATTATCCGGACCGGGTCATCTCTCGAGGATGCAAGAATAAACCTGGAAGGGTTTTCAGGAGAACTGAGTAATCACGGAATAACAAGAAGAGAACTTGAACTTGTCAATATGATGTATACCAGCAGTCTCATCGTTTCTTCAGCCATTAAACGACGGGAAAGTGTAGGCGCTCATTACCGGGAAGACTACCCGGAGTGGAGCGGGAAGAAAAGGCATATCAGGATCAGGTAACCGTCCCCTTTTTACGCTTTAATTAAGGATATATCTGCTGTATGTACTTTTTACTTTTTTAACGTAGGCATGCGTGGCTGGTATAGGCGGTATTCCGAAATGCCTTTCTACCCTTGATTTTCCTGCATGATACGCTGCAAGTGCAAGCTCTATATCCCAGTTGAAATAATCCAGAAGGTATCTGAGATACCGTGTCCCTCCATCAACATTAGCCGCAGGGTCAAAGGTGTTAGACACGCCGAGGTCTTTTGCCGTAAGAGGCATAAGCTGCATCAGACCCATTGCCCCTTTTTCTGATATTGCACGGGGATTAAAGTCTGATTCCACGGCTATCACCGCCTTTACGAGGGCCGGGTCAAGCCCATACTGATAAGACTTATCTGCTATCAGTTTATTGAATTCACCCTGGCGGCTGCTCTGATAACCTTCCCTGCCGGTCTGTCTTGACTCTTCCTTAGGTGGAATAATCATTGTGTATTGAGGGTCTGTAGGGACATTAGTGAAGTGAACTGTCCCATTGTCATCTTCATAAGTGTAGACTTCTGCATTAACTCTGTCCGCGGCATAAAAACTTAACAGAAAAAGTAAAAGACAACAAACAAACTCTTTATATGCTATAATAGAAACTTCGGTGTGTGTTGGTGTAAAAGCCGGTCTTATTATCTTATGGAACAATTTGGAGGTTATAAACCTTGTCACTTCTGTTGTTTTGATCTTCTGTATCGCCACCGGCACCTCCGGTTAAGTAAATATTTATTGAACTGGTTAAGTTATTTATATCGGCAACTGCTGCATGATGGAAAAGTGGAACAGGTAAATCAGCCAATCTCTGCATTTGCTGTAGTTCGCCGCTATCATTTATATAAAAGTAGATAACTTTATTAAGAATATGGTATTTAGTCTCTTCCTTATAAACTCCATTTTTATCCTTATAGGCGCCGCCGTCTCCATCACGGCCGCCCAGGACGAATATATGCCTTCCCTGTGAGGCAACGGCATGATCTATTACCCTGTCAGGAAGAACAGTTGATGAATAATTCCAATTGGATAGTATACCATTATTCTCAATTTTTGCATATATTATCTCATTATGAAAGATCTGGGAACCTAAATCACCACTGTTTCCTCCCATAATATAGAGGTAATTGTCACCATTGACAGTTGCTGCAATAGAAGTATGTTTACTCAGATTATAAGGAAGATCTGACTGTGCATCATGCAGCCACGCTGAAATAGCCCCATCTGACTTATTTATTACACCGACAAGTACAGTATCCAGATTAGATTTCAATTTATTGCTCCAACCGCCTGTTACATATATATATCCGTTGCCTGACATGGTATTTACCGCTGCAGACATTCCAAAGAGACCGCTGATATCAGGATCTGAAGTCAATTGTCCCGGCGGTATTTTATCTGAAGGCGGAAGAGGCGCTGTCTCCATCCAGTTTCCGAGCCTGCCATCGGAACCAATTTTGGAATAAAAGACCCTTCCATTAAGAACGGTCTCATAATTATCATAGTTAAAATCAGGATTCGGATATGGTGGATCTGGAGAAGGAATGGGTGCCAGAGGATAAACAGTCTGAACAATACCTCCAAGGACATACATATAACCATTATGTACAAGAAGGGCGTGCCCTTTTAAATATCTTGGTAATGGAGTCGTCAGGTTGAAATTGCTGATGGTCCCATCCTGATTTATTCGGGCATAATATACTTGATCAGTGAATCCACATTTATCGAAGGAGGCTGTACAATCCGAGTTACCACCCGCCACATATACATAACCATTCCATATTGCCGAGGCATGATCCCAAACAGGCTGGGGAAGGGTAACGGACAATTCCGTCCATGGTTTCATTAATACAGGTGGCGGTGATACAGTTATAACAATAACATCTGTTATCTTTTCTCCGGTCCCGGAATTTGAAACCTCAACTGTGATCTCTGCCTTTCCGGAAGATATAGCGGTAATCTTTCCTGTACTGTCTACATCCGCTATTTTAGGATCACTGGTTGTCCATGTTGTACTAAGATTCCCGGAACTAGTACCCCCTGCATCATAACCGACAACACCTACCTGCAACGTTGATCCTGAATCTACAGTAGCGGTCTTTTCCCAGTCTGACTCACCCGGCACGCCTGTATTATTAATATCGCCAGTTATCTCTACTCGTACAATATCTCCCTGATCAGTTCCATAGTCAGAGAAGAAATTACTCTCAACCCCGCTGCTGCATCCTGATGAGCAGATTGCTGCAATGATGATAAGGAAACGGGCAAGTAGCTTCATTTTATCCTATATTGCCTCCTGCAGACGGATTAAGCCTCAGGTCAGCAGAGATCCCCTTCTTGAAATATCTATATCCGACCCAGGCAATCATAGCTGCATTGTCAGTGCAATATTGCGGGGACGGGATATATACAGTTATTCCATTCGCTGCAGCATCGCTCTTCATTCTGCTCCTGAGTAATTTGTTACAGGCCACTCCTCCTGATATCACTATTCTTCTAATCCCTGCTTTTCTTGCGGAGCCAATAGTCCTTGTCACGAGGACATCAACAACGGCCTGCTGAAAGCTGGCTGCAATGTCTGCCTTAAACTGGTCATTTTCTGCTATTGCCCCGGGTATGTCGTCAATATGAGCCACCTTATAGATACCCCGAACATAACTAACAACTGCAGTTTTTATGCCACTGAAGCTGAAATCAAACCCTTCTCTATTTAAGAGCGCCCTTGGGAAGGCTACTGCATCTGGATTGCCATTCATGCCATATAATTCTATTGCAGGGCCTCCAGGAAACCCGAGTCCAAGAATCCTGGCGACCTTATCAAATGCCTCACCGGCTGCATCATCGAGGGTTGACCCAAGCAGCGTGTATTTTCCAACATCCTCAACAATATAAAGGTTTGTGTGTCCACCAGAGACTACTAAAGCAATAAATGGCCGCGGGACCCTTCTTTCCAGAGAAATCGCCCATAGGTGACCCTCCAGATGGTTTACCGGAATGAGCGGTATTTTCAGAGAATAGGAAAGCGCCTTCGCAAAAGAGACTCCTACGAGTAGCGACCCTATAAGGCCGGGACATGATGTAACTGCAATTGCATCCAGATCCTTAAGGTCAATACCCCCCTTTTTCAGCGCTTCTTCGGTAAGCGGTTGTATAATCTCTATATGACGTCTGCACGCAAGTTCAGGGACTACCCCCCCGTATTTGCGATGGATATCCCACTGGAAACCAACAATGCTTGAGAGTACCTTTCTCCCATCTTTCAGAACAGCTGCCGCAGTTTCATCACACGATGTTTCAATGGCAAGGATGTGACTCAATCCAGTACCCTCGATATGGTTACCAATTCAATCCTCTCTTTTTCAAAATCAGGCAGTTTTTCCAATATAGCCTCAGCAGTCAGAAGTTTTGCATGACCAATAACAGTGGCCTCACCCCTCTTTTTTGCAATTCTGATAGCCGTGTCAATCTGCCCCTTGATATATTCTATATCAGGCTTGTTATCAAGAAATACGTCACGGTCCCCACTCTTGACCCCTATGCTTTTTGCAACATTGTATGCCACAGTTTGAGATGATGTCCTGCTGTCAATAAAGAAGAGTCCCCTTTTGTAAATCTCTTCAAGAATAACACGCATTGCAGAATCGTTTTCTGTAAGAAGGGAGCCCATATGATTGTTCACTCCTGCTGCATGCGGCACTGCATCCAGGTCTTCTGACAACTGCCTTAACATCTGATCATCTGACATCGCTGCAAGAATAGCATGACTGCCCGGGTTGCTCCATGAGCCATGCGGTTCCATTGGAAGGTGGAGCATCACTTCGTATTTCAACTGCCACGCCTCATTTGCAATGTATTTTGAGTATCTCTCTCCGGGCAGGATAGAGAATGTAACAGGTATACCAAGTTCTGTGAATTTCCTGAAAATCTTCTTATCATTCCCTACATCATCAATTACAATTGCTACACGGCCCCGGTATTTTTTATCAACTTTCTTTGGCTCAACATGAGGGACAGGAATCTCTGGTTGAGTTGGCTCATATTTCTCAGGCGTTAAAGCAGGGGGGGGTTTGGGGGGAGACTTTGGCAATGTACTGAATATAACAATAATAACTGCTATAGAGACTGATACGATTATCAATATGCGTCTGTTTTTTTTCATTGGAAAATAAAAAAGGCCATCAACAACTTATCAGATTTAACGTGCACTGACAAGCTATTGATAGCCTTTCATGATGGTATACGCTGCCTGCTATCTAATCTACACTCCGGCCATTATCTCATCTTCAATAAACGTCGGTATATTATCCCTTAAAACTACCCTGATCTTTTTCGTCTCTTTGAATCGCCCCCTTATAATCTCTTCAGACAGGGGATCTTCAATATGTCTCTGTATCACCCGTCTCATTGGGCGGGCCCCGTAGTGAGGCTCAAAACCCTCATTGATGAGCCACTCCTTTACATCATCTGCAATCTCCATGCGCATACCGGATATCATCAGGCGCTCATTCACCTCTTCTATCAACATATCTACTATCTTCATAAGGTGCTCCCTCGTCAGTGAATGGAAGATTACGACCTCATCTATACGGTTAAGGAACTCAGGATTAAAGGTATTTTTCAGCTCTGTGGATATTGACTCTTTCATCCTCTTATGTTGTCCCTCTTCACCGGCCTTCTGGAATCCCAATGTTGCGCCCTTGTCTATTGCCCTCGCCCCGATATTGGATGTCATAATGATAATAGTATTCCTGAAATCTACCCTTCGGCCAAAACTGTCAGTAAGGCACCCATCTTCAAATATCTGCAGGAGAACATTAAACATGTCATGATGGGCCTTCTCGATCTCATCAAAAAGTATTACGGAGTAAGGCTTTCTCCTTACCTTTTCA
It encodes:
- a CDS encoding cation-translocating P-type ATPase, with the protein product MKYHQQANDEVLSALNTSSKGLSNDEAGKRLLEYGPNEIKESAKRTHLGMLIDQFRDFMIIVLVIAAVISGLLGEIADTIAIVVIVILNAIMGFVQEYRAEKAIEALKMMATPLSTVMRGGVQHSVPTPEVVPGDIVLLEAGKVVPADMRLVESAQIRIEEAALTGESVPVEKNTAQLHDEMIPLGDRRNMAYKGTVITYGRGSGVVVATGMKTELGRIAVMLQEEEEVKTPLQKRLSSFGQRLSVAVMTICAIMFIVGVLRGEPPVLMFLTAVSLAVAAIPEALPAVVTIALAIGAKKLVIQNALIRKLPAVETLGSVTYICSDKTGTLTVNKMTVEEIYVDGKLLKSSELQISGTADDFLMTALALNNDTHLDAADKVVGDPTEIALYNIAKEKGFEKNDIEKKFKRIDEIPFDSDRKCMTTIHVNPEGGIVSFTKGAVDVLIEKTENMLTADGIIPIDSEMIHRVNERMAAGGFRVIGVAMRLWDGVPSPVTPDVVESKLTLLGLAGMMDPPREEAKEAVSVCKTAGIRSVMITGDHPLTALTIARRIGIVDHDGDVMTGARLERLPMQDFHDKVEHLSVYARVAPEQKLKIVKALQDRGQYVAMTGDGVNDAPALKRADIGIAMGITGTDVSKEAAHMILLDDNFATIVKAIKEGREIFDNIRKFIKYILTSNVGEVWTLFLAPFLGLPIPLLPIHLLWINLVTDGLPGIALTAEPAEKDVMKRHPRHPQESIFAHGLGIHIIWVGLLLGGVTIFTQAWSIHTGHAHWQTMVFTVLCLSQMGHVLAIRSEKESLFSQGIFSNIPLLGAVILTFVLQMATIYIPVLNPVFNTEPLSMGELSLALSMSSVLFVAVEIEKWFKRRKVLTNLT
- a CDS encoding divergent polysaccharide deacetylase family protein; this encodes MKKNRRILIIVSVSIAVIIVIFSTLPKSPPKPPPALTPEKYEPTQPEIPVPHVEPKKVDKKYRGRVAIVIDDVGNDKKIFRKFTELGIPVTFSILPGERYSKYIANEAWQLKYEVMLHLPMEPHGSWSNPGSHAILAAMSDDQMLRQLSEDLDAVPHAAGVNNHMGSLLTENDSAMRVILEEIYKRGLFFIDSRTSSQTVAYNVAKSIGVKSGDRDVFLDNKPDIEYIKGQIDTAIRIAKKRGEATVIGHAKLLTAEAILEKLPDFEKERIELVTISRVLD
- a CDS encoding Ig-like domain-containing protein; translated protein: MKLLARFLIIIAAICSSGCSSGVESNFFSDYGTDQGDIVRVEITGDINNTGVPGESDWEKTATVDSGSTLQVGVVGYDAGGTSSGNLSTTWTTSDPKIADVDSTGKITAISSGKAEITVEVSNSGTGEKITDVIVITVSPPPVLMKPWTELSVTLPQPVWDHASAIWNGYVYVAGGNSDCTASFDKCGFTDQVYYARINQDGTISNFNLTTPLPRYLKGHALLVHNGYMYVLGGIVQTVYPLAPIPSPDPPYPNPDFNYDNYETVLNGRVFYSKIGSDGRLGNWMETAPLPPSDKIPPGQLTSDPDISGLFGMSAAVNTMSGNGYIYVTGGWSNKLKSNLDTVLVGVINKSDGAISAWLHDAQSDLPYNLSKHTSIAATVNGDNYLYIMGGNSGDLGSQIFHNEIIYAKIENNGILSNWNYSSTVLPDRVIDHAVASQGRHIFVLGGRDGDGGAYKDKNGVYKEETKYHILNKVIYFYINDSGELQQMQRLADLPVPLFHHAAVADINNLTSSINIYLTGGAGGDTEDQNNRSDKVYNLQIVP
- the nadB gene encoding L-aspartate oxidase, coding for MKTDFLIIGCGIAGLRAAIELSSHGKVLIVTKDKAFESSSSYAQGGIAVVVADDDSTQHHVEDTLNAGAGLCKKKAVSVLVRDGQFQVQKLIDWGVRFDKHGSDYLVGLEGAHSRRRILHFKDSTGSEIVRILRKKALEDRNIKKLHKQFAVDLIIQGGVCTGATMLDEDSGRVYRISARATIITTGGAGQLYLRTTNPSGATGDGIALANRAGAVLSDMEFVQFHPTTFALPGAPSFLITEALRGEGAVLRDLNKKRFMHKYHPLAELAPRDELSRAIIRETSKKKEDYVFLDATHMNPLLLRERFPATYNSCIQYNIDLTRDMIPVSPAAHFMIGGIETDTSGRTSIDGLFSAGEVACTGVHGANRLASNSLLEGLVFGARTGIAAAEYAGSTDVSYINSHKSGINNIAVSRKNNHSHPGPAAVNQIRERLQMVMWKDAGIIRTGSSLEDARINLEGFSGELSNHGITRRELELVNMMYTSSLIVSSAIKRRESVGAHYREDYPEWSGKKRHIRIR
- the tsaD gene encoding tRNA (adenosine(37)-N6)-threonylcarbamoyltransferase complex transferase subunit TsaD, which gives rise to MEGTGLSHILAIETSCDETAAAVLKDGRKVLSSIVGFQWDIHRKYGGVVPELACRRHIEIIQPLTEEALKKGGIDLKDLDAIAVTSCPGLIGSLLVGVSFAKALSYSLKIPLIPVNHLEGHLWAISLERRVPRPFIALVVSGGHTNLYIVEDVGKYTLLGSTLDDAAGEAFDKVARILGLGFPGGPAIELYGMNGNPDAVAFPRALLNREGFDFSFSGIKTAVVSYVRGIYKVAHIDDIPGAIAENDQFKADIAASFQQAVVDVLVTRTIGSARKAGIRRIVISGGVACNKLLRSRMKSDAAANGITVYIPSPQYCTDNAAMIAWVGYRYFKKGISADLRLNPSAGGNIG